A window from Pseudomonadales bacterium encodes these proteins:
- a CDS encoding n-acetylglutamate synthase: protein MTLNLNGKVFRSISNTDNGEVGSDTVFFYHQQGRHVWAEYSGGAVIKGHLVAIMQDNGVLQMNYHHINSSHKIMLGECVSTPVINKDGKLIFQEQWQWLNGDKSAGFSEIIEQ from the coding sequence ATGACTTTAAATCTCAACGGAAAAGTATTCCGGTCAATTTCTAATACCGACAATGGAGAAGTTGGCTCTGATACCGTATTTTTTTATCACCAACAAGGTCGTCATGTTTGGGCTGAGTATTCTGGTGGCGCCGTCATAAAAGGACATCTGGTCGCTATTATGCAAGACAATGGTGTGTTACAAATGAACTATCATCATATTAACTCAAGCCATAAAATAATGCTGGGTGAGTGTGTCTCTACCCCGGTCATTAATAAAGACGGCAAGTTAATCTTTCAAGAGCAATGGCAGTGGCTCAATGGTGATAAGTCAGCAGGCTTTTCTGAAATCATTGAACAGTA